A section of the Cutibacterium granulosum genome encodes:
- the cmtR gene encoding Cd(II)/Pb(II)-sensing metalloregulatory transcriptional regulator CmtR, which produces MLTTASRLDVMNRLGRAMADPTRSRILMTLLDGPSYPAVLSDSLNLTRSNVSNHLTCLRDCGIVVAEPEGRKTRYEIADPHLAAALDALVNAKLAVDENAPCIDPECSVPGCGERGADA; this is translated from the coding sequence ATGCTGACCACTGCTTCACGCCTCGACGTCATGAACCGGCTCGGCCGGGCCATGGCGGATCCGACGCGTTCCAGAATCCTGATGACCCTACTCGACGGCCCGAGCTACCCGGCCGTGCTCTCGGACAGCTTGAATCTGACCCGCTCGAACGTCTCGAACCACCTGACCTGCCTGCGCGACTGCGGCATCGTCGTCGCCGAGCCAGAGGGCCGCAAGACCCGCTACGAAATCGCCGATCCGCACCTCGCGGCAGCGCTCGACGCGCTGGTGAACGCGAAGTTGGCTGTCGACGAAAACGCCCCCTGCATCGACCCTGAGTGTTCGGTGCCCGGCTGCGGCGAGAGGGGAGCGGACGCATGA